Proteins encoded by one window of Streptomyces clavuligerus:
- a CDS encoding class II fumarate hydratase, with amino-acid sequence MSETGDRPHHGTRGTDGTGTTGATGGTGTTGGTGSTGAAGGAPATRVEHDSMGEVRVPAHAKWRAQTQRAVENFPLSGQRLERAHIAALARIKGAAARVNAELGVIDRETADAIAAAADEVAEGRWDEHFPVDVFQTGSGTSSNMNANEVLATLASERLGRPVHPNDQVNASQSSNDVFPSSIHIAATAAVTGDLIPALEHLSAALERKSIEFADVVKAGRTHLMDATPVTLGQEFGGYAAQVRHGVERLEAALPRLAELPLGGTAVGTGINTPPGFSAAVIAEVARATGLPLTEARDHFEAQGARDALVETSGQLRVVAVSLTKICNDLRWMASGPRTGLAEIHLPDLQPGSSIMPGKVNPVVPEAVLMVAAQVTGNDTTVAVAGAAGNFELNVMLPVMAKNVLESVRLLANAARLLADRTVDGIRADAERAREYAESSPSVVTPLNRYIGYEEAARIAKRALAGRVTIREAVLESEAVRRRIADGELTREELEEALDVLRMTRP; translated from the coding sequence CCGGCGGCGCGCCCGCGACCCGGGTGGAGCACGACTCCATGGGCGAGGTCCGCGTACCGGCCCACGCCAAGTGGCGGGCGCAGACCCAGCGCGCCGTGGAGAACTTCCCCCTCTCCGGGCAGCGGCTGGAACGCGCGCACATCGCCGCGCTGGCCCGGATCAAGGGCGCGGCGGCCCGGGTCAACGCGGAGCTGGGCGTGATCGACCGGGAGACGGCGGACGCGATCGCCGCCGCGGCGGACGAGGTGGCCGAGGGCCGCTGGGACGAGCACTTCCCGGTGGATGTCTTCCAGACCGGGTCGGGCACCTCGTCCAACATGAACGCGAACGAGGTCCTGGCGACGCTGGCGAGCGAGCGGCTGGGCCGCCCCGTCCACCCGAACGACCAGGTCAACGCCTCGCAGTCCTCGAACGACGTCTTCCCGTCCTCCATCCACATCGCCGCGACCGCCGCCGTGACGGGCGATCTGATCCCGGCGCTGGAGCATCTGTCGGCCGCGCTGGAGCGCAAGTCCATCGAGTTCGCGGATGTCGTCAAAGCGGGGCGTACCCATCTCATGGATGCCACACCGGTCACTCTTGGACAGGAGTTCGGCGGCTACGCGGCCCAGGTGCGCCACGGCGTCGAACGGCTGGAGGCGGCCCTGCCCCGGCTCGCCGAACTGCCGCTCGGGGGCACGGCCGTCGGTACCGGGATCAACACCCCGCCCGGCTTCTCCGCCGCCGTGATCGCCGAGGTCGCCCGCGCCACCGGGCTGCCGCTGACCGAGGCCCGCGACCACTTCGAGGCGCAGGGCGCCCGGGACGCCCTGGTGGAGACCTCGGGCCAGCTCCGGGTGGTCGCCGTGTCGCTCACCAAGATCTGCAACGATCTGCGCTGGATGGCGAGCGGTCCGCGCACCGGGCTCGCCGAGATCCACCTCCCCGACCTCCAGCCGGGCTCGTCCATCATGCCGGGCAAGGTCAACCCGGTGGTCCCCGAGGCCGTGCTGATGGTGGCCGCGCAGGTCACCGGGAACGACACGACGGTCGCGGTCGCCGGTGCCGCCGGGAACTTCGAGCTGAACGTGATGCTCCCGGTGATGGCGAAGAACGTCCTCGAATCCGTGCGGCTGCTCGCGAACGCCGCCCGGCTGCTGGCCGACCGCACGGTGGACGGCATCCGCGCCGACGCCGAACGGGCCCGCGAGTACGCCGAGTCCTCGCCCTCGGTCGTCACCCCGCTGAACCGGTACATCGGGTACGAGGAGGCGGCGCGGATCGCCAAGCGGGCGCTGGCCGGGCGGGTGACGATCCGGGAGGCCGTCCTGGAGTCCGAGGCGGTCCGGCGGCGCATCGCCGACGGCGAACTGACCCGGGAGGAGCTGGAGGAGGCGCTGGACGTCCTCCGTATGACCCGCCCGTGA
- the fomD gene encoding cytidylyl-2-hydroxypropylphosphonate hydrolase: MTGTDRFQRWAPGDHILWRYRGHSQDPSGRDRVDICRPVTVVQDTAAILAVWMAPGTECVKPVLADGTPVHQQPLATRYTAPRTVMRDRWFGSGVLKLARPGEPWSVWLFWDSGWAFRSWYVNLEEPRTRWAGGIDSEDHFLDISVYPDRSWLWRDEDEFAEAQRAGLMSPEKARRVRAAGAAAVEVITAWGPPFADGWEHWRPDPRWRVPELPADWGSVPARLAS; the protein is encoded by the coding sequence ATGACAGGCACGGATCGCTTTCAGCGCTGGGCCCCCGGGGACCACATCCTCTGGCGCTATCGGGGGCACTCCCAGGACCCGTCGGGACGGGACCGGGTGGACATCTGCCGTCCGGTGACCGTCGTCCAGGACACCGCGGCGATACTCGCGGTCTGGATGGCACCGGGCACCGAGTGCGTCAAACCGGTGCTGGCCGACGGCACCCCGGTGCACCAGCAGCCGCTCGCCACCCGCTACACCGCCCCGCGCACCGTGATGCGCGACCGCTGGTTCGGCTCGGGGGTGCTCAAGCTGGCCCGGCCCGGCGAGCCCTGGTCGGTCTGGCTGTTCTGGGACTCCGGCTGGGCCTTCCGGAGCTGGTACGTCAACCTGGAGGAGCCACGCACCCGATGGGCTGGCGGAATCGACTCCGAGGATCATTTTCTGGACATCTCGGTCTACCCCGACCGCAGCTGGCTCTGGCGGGACGAGGACGAGTTCGCCGAGGCCCAGCGGGCGGGGCTGATGAGCCCGGAGAAGGCCCGCCGGGTCCGGGCGGCCGGTGCCGCCGCCGTCGAGGTCATCACGGCGTGGGGACCGCCGTTCGCGGACGGCTGGGAACACTGGCGGCCCGATCCCCGGTGGCGGGTTCCGGAGCTGCCGGCCGACTGGGGCAGTGTTCCGGCGCGGCTGGCCTCGTGA
- a CDS encoding SpoIIE family protein phosphatase, whose translation MTEQPTSHEGRQPLAARPQERARPRAESAGATAAVPGPAVPTPGGPPQDLQDLAVAARREGDRLRFVGAATRRIARGIDLDEIVLGLCRATVPTFSDAILVYLRDPLPVGDERPVAPFVLRLRRTDRLRLAEDVVDFGAAVTPVTVADPHYDLTPASDLCEVRSGGALSEVLRGVRPVFGDSAAARAALPELLGADRSVPAGHRAILAPLRGRRRVIGAAVFLRRPDRPAFEPNDLLVAAQLATHTALGIDKAVLYGREAYIADELQRTMLPDSLPQPTGVRLASRYLPAAETARVGGDWYDAIPLPGSRVALVVGDVMGHSMTSAAIMGQLRTTAQTLAGLDLPPQEVLHHLDEQAQRLGQDRMATCLYAVYDPVSHRITIANAGHPPPVLLHLGGRAEVLRVPPGAPIGVGGVDFEAVELDAPAGGTLLLYTDGLVESRLRDVWTGIEQLRERLETTAQLTGPDHSPPLEALCDDVLDMLGPGDRDDDIALLAARFDGIAPSDVAYWFLEPEDAAPGRARRLARRALERWHLEELSDAVELLVSEVVTNAVRYAERPVMLRLLRTDVLRCEVGDDSPQLPRQRKARETDEGGRGLFLVNRLARRWGATRLSSGKVVWFELPTRP comes from the coding sequence GTGACGGAGCAGCCCACCTCCCACGAAGGCCGGCAGCCCTTGGCTGCCCGGCCGCAGGAACGCGCCCGGCCGCGCGCCGAGTCGGCCGGAGCCACGGCCGCCGTGCCCGGCCCCGCCGTCCCCACGCCCGGCGGGCCACCGCAGGACCTCCAGGACCTCGCGGTGGCGGCCCGGCGGGAAGGGGACCGGCTGCGTTTCGTCGGCGCCGCGACCCGCCGGATCGCCCGCGGTATAGATCTGGACGAGATCGTGCTGGGGCTGTGCCGGGCGACCGTGCCCACGTTCTCGGACGCGATCCTCGTCTATCTCCGCGATCCGCTGCCGGTGGGCGATGAACGCCCGGTGGCCCCGTTCGTCCTGCGGCTGCGGCGGACGGACCGGCTGCGTTTAGCTGAGGACGTGGTCGACTTCGGGGCGGCCGTGACACCGGTGACCGTCGCCGACCCGCACTACGACCTCACCCCGGCGTCCGACCTGTGCGAGGTGCGCTCCGGCGGGGCCCTGTCGGAGGTGCTGCGCGGGGTGCGTCCGGTCTTCGGCGACTCGGCCGCGGCCCGGGCCGCGCTGCCCGAGCTGCTGGGTGCCGACCGCAGTGTGCCCGCGGGCCATCGCGCGATCCTGGCCCCGCTGCGCGGACGGCGCCGGGTGATCGGCGCCGCCGTCTTCCTGCGCCGTCCGGACCGTCCCGCCTTCGAGCCGAACGATCTGCTGGTGGCGGCCCAGCTCGCCACGCACACCGCGCTCGGTATCGACAAGGCGGTGCTGTACGGCCGGGAGGCGTACATCGCGGACGAGCTCCAGCGCACGATGCTGCCGGACTCGCTGCCGCAGCCGACCGGGGTACGGCTGGCCTCGCGCTATCTGCCCGCGGCGGAGACGGCCCGGGTGGGCGGCGACTGGTACGACGCGATCCCGCTGCCCGGCAGCCGGGTCGCGCTGGTCGTGGGCGATGTCATGGGGCACTCGATGACCTCGGCCGCGATCATGGGCCAGCTCCGGACGACGGCGCAGACCCTGGCCGGTCTCGATCTGCCGCCGCAGGAGGTGCTGCACCACCTGGACGAGCAGGCGCAGCGGCTGGGCCAGGACCGGATGGCGACCTGTCTGTACGCGGTCTACGACCCGGTCTCGCACCGGATCACGATCGCGAACGCGGGCCATCCGCCGCCGGTGCTGCTCCATCTGGGTGGCCGGGCCGAGGTGCTGCGGGTCCCGCCCGGGGCGCCCATCGGCGTCGGCGGGGTGGACTTCGAGGCCGTGGAGCTGGACGCCCCGGCGGGCGGCACCCTGCTGCTGTACACGGACGGTCTGGTCGAGTCCCGGCTGCGGGACGTGTGGACCGGGATCGAGCAGTTGCGGGAGCGTCTGGAGACCACGGCCCAGCTCACCGGGCCCGATCACTCCCCGCCGCTGGAAGCGCTCTGCGACGATGTGCTCGACATGCTCGGCCCGGGCGACCGGGACGACGACATCGCCCTGCTCGCGGCCCGTTTCGACGGGATCGCGCCCAGCGATGTCGCCTACTGGTTCCTCGAACCGGAGGACGCGGCCCCGGGCCGGGCCCGGCGGCTGGCCCGCAGGGCGCTGGAGCGGTGGCATCTGGAGGAGCTGAGCGACGCGGTGGAGCTGCTGGTCAGCGAGGTGGTGACCAACGCGGTCCGATACGCGGAACGGCCGGTGATGCTGCGGCTGCTCCGCACGGACGTGCTGCGCTGCGAGGTCGGCGACGACTCCCCGCAGCTCCCCCGGCAGCGCAAGGCCCGGGAGACGGACGAGGGCGGACGCGGTCTCTTCCTGGTGAACCGGCTGGCCCGGCGGTGGGGCGCGACCCGGCTCTCCAGCGG